The Malassezia japonica chromosome 9, complete sequence genomic interval tgacgagctcgacgcgatcTCGGGTGTGCGCAGCATGGAGTCGAATAACGCGTCGAACGACCGCATTGTCGCGAGTCTCCTTACCGAGATGGACGGCATCGATACCGAGAACCACGTCGTGGTGGTCGCCGCGACGAACCGGCCGGACTGCATCGAccctgcgctgctgcgccccgGGCGCCTGGACCGCCTGGTGTACGTCGGCCCGCCGAAtgccgacgcacgccgcaagATCCTCGAGATGCGCGCGGCCAAGATGTCggtcgcggccgacgtcgactttggcgcggtcgccgagcgcgccgagggaTGTTCGGGCGCGGAGGTCGTCTCGATCTGCCAGGAAGCCGGCATCCTTGCTATGAACGAAGATATGGACTGCAAagaggtacgtcgccctcCTAACCTAGATCGCCGCCCGGCACTgggacgccgccgcgcgcgccatgAAGCGCCGCATCACCCCCGCGATGCTCGGCCACTATGCCGCGTGGCGCCAGTCGCTTTCGTAGCCTCCACCATCGGGATCGGGCCAAACACTTCGCATGGCGTCCGACACGCggccgggcgtgcgcgaccgGGGCCTGTCGACCGCAGCGTCGAAGCTCATGTTTCCGCCGCTGCACCAGGCAGACGATCCACGCTTTCATAACCCGATTCTGCAGCATCCGTTGCTGGACTGCGAGCAGCTCCCGATTCCGACGCTCGACGGAGAAGTGGTGCAAGTGCCCGAGCACCTCTTACCCCTGTCGGAGGACCTCGATACGGATACGCTGCCGATCGAGCAGCATCCGTCCTATCCGTTTGGCAATCCCTTTTTTATTCACCATGCTCCGCATACCCTGCAGCCCGCCGGCTCGTCGCAGCCCAAGCTCGATCCACGCGTGCATTCGAAGTTGTCGATGCACACGCCGAgcgatgctgcgcgcgacgatgcgctgagctgcgtcgcgagcggcacggccaGTGCACAGGCCGCAGTCgaggccaagcgccgcggcgcggacgCGGACGCGGACGCTGCGGCCGGCCCCTCTTCGTATACCCTGCAGCCGGACGGCTCGGTggtgcttgcgccgcaCTTGCAGATGCGTGCGCAGGTCATGACGGTGCCGCAGCCACCGACGTGGCCTTTCCGGCACTATGGCCCCGGCcccagcgcgcggccctATGCGGCGCTCTTCCGCAGCGGCTGGCCCGGCGAGTCGG includes:
- a CDS encoding uncharacterized protein (EggNog:ENOG503PKYE), whose translation is MASDTRPGVRDRGLSTAASKLMFPPLHQADDPRFHNPILQHPLLDCEQLPIPTLDGEVVQVPEHLLPLSEDLDTDTLPIEQHPSYPFGNPFFIHHAPHTLQPAGSSQPKLDPRVHSKLSMHTPSDAARDDALSCVASGTASAQAAVEAKRRGADADADAAAGPSSYTLQPDGSVVLAPHLQMRAQVMTVPQPPTWPFRHYGPGPSARPYAALFRSGWPGESAPEVSIWADFALETLVPRPRPDSYTLPSSLQHPYAQGERSERRARPSEIPAALGMETAETDHLWLDDPTDISGSLSDHGLDEDAASWTASAIAAMCNTEIAQPDELFSDGLAPKPSRLFSPAPRARQTSSAWMQEGHDFCHTLLSVYARKQRSTQTKRRREHAASPGDVYESRKKHRIDGVPLAMDLGPPTDGDRWVWGVSDALER